One Candidatus Tectomicrobia bacterium genomic region harbors:
- the larA gene encoding nickel-dependent lactate racemase produces the protein MRISLTKDIFGKVEVPEGRLAGAYGPRRPERPGLEDGDLRDRIHNPIGTPPLREMARGARRVLIVTDDITRQTPLYRVLPLILEELAEAGVPESGVRFLIGLGTHRGMTEEEIAVKFGEAIPKRFPVVNHAWDDPSALVSMGRSGLGFEVMINRLALETDLLIGVGSIIPHATAGFSGGGKSIMPGICGEATIEATHWAALGYEMSEILGNFDNKVREAAVQVCRKAGLRFIVNTVMCEGGRVYGLVAGDVEEAHRAGVRLSLEVYGVPVAGTADVVIAEAYPTDIDLRQAIKAVCSADIVCRDGGVVILPAECREGVSPQFPDFSRYGFREPEALYRAVEAGEFRQKLLAYTLVAIGRIISRRVKGMLVSPHIGEAEAARMGFLWAPTLQAAVDRALEMCGPRSRAMVLREAGEILPLVPASVP, from the coding sequence ATGCGGATTTCCCTGACCAAGGACATCTTCGGGAAGGTCGAGGTCCCTGAGGGCCGCCTCGCCGGCGCCTACGGCCCCCGCCGGCCGGAGCGTCCCGGCCTAGAGGATGGGGATCTCCGGGACCGGATCCACAACCCCATCGGCACGCCCCCGCTCCGGGAGATGGCGCGCGGGGCCCGGAGGGTCCTCATCGTAACGGACGACATCACGCGCCAGACCCCCCTCTACCGCGTCCTGCCCCTCATTCTGGAGGAGTTGGCGGAGGCCGGGGTTCCGGAGAGCGGGGTCCGCTTCCTGATTGGGCTGGGGACGCACCGGGGGATGACGGAGGAGGAGATCGCCGTGAAGTTCGGCGAGGCCATCCCCAAGCGGTTCCCGGTCGTGAACCACGCCTGGGACGATCCCTCCGCCCTGGTTTCCATGGGCCGGAGCGGGCTCGGCTTCGAGGTGATGATCAACCGGCTGGCGCTGGAGACCGACCTCCTCATCGGGGTGGGGAGCATCATCCCGCACGCGACGGCGGGCTTCTCCGGCGGGGGCAAGAGCATCATGCCGGGAATCTGCGGTGAGGCCACCATCGAGGCGACCCACTGGGCGGCCCTCGGTTACGAGATGTCGGAGATCCTCGGGAACTTCGACAACAAGGTCCGCGAGGCCGCGGTGCAGGTCTGCCGGAAGGCGGGGCTGCGCTTTATCGTGAACACGGTGATGTGCGAGGGCGGGCGGGTCTATGGCCTGGTCGCGGGCGACGTCGAGGAGGCCCACCGGGCCGGGGTGCGGCTTTCGCTCGAAGTGTACGGCGTGCCGGTCGCCGGGACGGCCGACGTCGTGATCGCCGAGGCCTATCCGACCGACATCGATCTGCGGCAGGCGATCAAGGCCGTCTGCTCGGCCGACATCGTCTGCCGGGACGGCGGGGTCGTCATCCTTCCGGCGGAATGCCGGGAGGGGGTCTCGCCGCAGTTCCCGGATTTCTCGCGCTACGGGTTCCGGGAGCCGGAGGCGCTCTACCGGGCGGTCGAGGCGGGGGAATTCCGCCAGAAGCTGCTCGCCTACACCCTCGTGGCCATCGGGCGGATCATCTCCCGGCGGGTGAAGGGGATGCTCGTCTCGCCCCATATCGGCGAGGCGGAGGCCGCGCGCATGGGTTTCCTCTGGGCCCCGACCCTCCAGGCGGCGGTGGACCGCGCGCTGGAGATGTGCGGCCCCCGCTCCCGGGCGATGGTCCTGCGGGAGGCCGGGGAGATCCTTCCCCTGGTCCCCGCCTCCGTCCCTTGA